The proteins below are encoded in one region of Micromonospora yangpuensis:
- a CDS encoding restriction endonuclease, whose product MNFMDASFLRDVGPRQFPRQVERLLMHLGFTDLATIDGSGDGGADVLGWHGGRSWVLQCKWKLNGPVGAEAVDEVQRARELYGADEAAVVTTSAPGPKAIRRADELAAITRPIKFWTGEVLRRAYDRAPTHLAPVTLRPYQHEAVAAINADLANRRRAMLILATGMGKTVVGGSVIAEHLRHATSANVLVVAHTRDLVAQLERALWTHLSKHARTRLLTGDDRPDDLGGLLAPRSPQRSLSSGSATNLTLSWSTRRTTSVRTASSPNSSTGSRQHGSLASPPPPGAATVTT is encoded by the coding sequence ATGAACTTCATGGACGCCTCCTTCCTGCGCGACGTCGGACCACGTCAGTTCCCCCGTCAGGTCGAACGCCTCCTGATGCACCTCGGCTTCACCGATCTCGCGACCATCGACGGGTCCGGTGACGGCGGCGCCGACGTCCTCGGCTGGCACGGCGGCCGCAGTTGGGTACTGCAATGCAAGTGGAAGCTGAACGGACCCGTCGGCGCCGAGGCCGTCGATGAGGTCCAGCGCGCCCGAGAACTCTACGGAGCCGATGAGGCCGCAGTGGTCACGACCAGTGCACCCGGCCCTAAGGCGATCCGCCGCGCCGACGAACTCGCCGCGATCACCCGCCCCATCAAGTTCTGGACTGGGGAGGTGCTACGTCGCGCGTACGACCGCGCTCCCACCCATCTCGCACCAGTCACACTGCGTCCGTACCAGCACGAAGCTGTCGCGGCCATCAATGCTGACCTGGCTAACCGGCGTCGAGCCATGCTCATCCTGGCCACCGGCATGGGCAAGACTGTCGTCGGCGGCTCCGTCATCGCCGAACACCTGCGGCACGCAACCAGCGCCAACGTTCTGGTGGTCGCGCACACCCGCGACCTGGTCGCCCAGCTTGAACGAGCCCTGTGGACCCACCTTTCAAAGCATGCTCGAACCCGGCTACTCACTGGCGACGATCGCCCCGACGACCTCGGGGGGTTACTTGCGCCACGGTCGCCTCAGCGCTCGCTGTCGTCCGGATCGGCTACAAACCTGACCTTGTCATGGTCGACGAGGCGCACCACATCGGTGAGAACGGCCAGTTCGCCGAACTCCTCGACCGGCTCGCGCCAGCACGGCAGTTTGGCGTCACCGCCACCCCCTGGCGCGGCGACCGTTACGACCTGA